The Caenorhabditis elegans chromosome II genome has a segment encoding these proteins:
- the ceh-62 gene encoding Homeobox protein ceh-62 (Confirmed by transcript evidence), with amino-acid sequence MVHPSSAFHPYTRPIPTTSGHDLPVDDSLRLLLSAEALIALAQLQDASKILPSYEPVKDFSPQLLPAMTPTPIIATPSIPEQPQPLQSPSAPNEKSRRKRTTFSPEQATRLEAEYIGDSYMAREKRHLLAQSLKLSENQVKTWFQNRRAKDKRDRKSENASNHTSNSRRSSPSRKSSSDSTPTPTQATQFDMPTQIQTASPPTTADSAIFPPTSPESIIQKIEQFPSNQILPNFDILQTYLQSLSSSQIPLQFVPSTPPLFDPNMLVNFQSPLQSAII; translated from the exons atggTTCATCCCTCGTCAGCATTTCACCCGTACACCCGTCCAATTCCCACCACTTCCGGTCATGATTTGCCAGTTGATGATAGTCTCAG GTTACTGCTCTCTGCTGAAGCCCTCATAGCATTAGCTCAACTCCAAGATGCATCGAAGATCTTGCCATCATATGAGCCAGTCAAGGATTTTTCTCCACAACTTCTTCCAGCAATGACTCCAACGCCGATTATAGCAACACCTTCGATTCCTGAGCAACCACAGCCACTTCAGTCTCCAAGTGCTCCAAATGAAAAGTCacgaagaaaaagaacaacGTTCTCACCAGAACAAGCAACTCGTCTTGAAGCG GAATACATTGGTGACAGTTACATGGCCCGGGAGAAGCGTCATTTGTTGGCTCAATCCTTAAAACTCTCAGAAAACCAAGTGAAGACATGGTTCCAGAATCGAAGAGCAAAGGATAAACGAGATAGAAAATCGGAGAA TGCATCAAACCACACTTCCAACTCAAGACGGTCATCCCCATCTCGAAAGTCTTCATCCGACTCCACACCAACTCCAACTCAAGCCACCCAATTCGACATGCCGACTCAAATTCAAACTGCTAGCCCTCCAACTACCGCTGACTCTGCGATTTTTCCACCGACTTCCCCAGAAagcattattcaaaaaattgagcagtTCCCAAGCAATCAGATTCTTCCCAACTTTGATATCCTTCAAACTTATTTGCAATCTTTGTCAAGCTCTCAGATCCCACTTCAATTTGTACCCTCAACTCCTCCATTATTCGACCCAAATATGCTTGTAAATTTCCAGTCACCTTTGCAATCGgcaattatttga
- the R06F6.14 gene encoding FMRF-Like Peptide (Confirmed by transcript evidence): MRSLLIFVFFATIFAVDAQYDSADSSQSEDLPDIAPESVSSEEIIEVDVNIEGSGSGDGPIIDQVHMFGILPGPGDIRKKRGILEILGRK; encoded by the exons ATGAGATCCCTTCtcattttcgtcttttttgcAACCATTTTTGCCGTTGAtg ctCAATACGATTCGGCCGACTCATCTCAATCGGAAGATCTTCCAGATATTGCTCCAGAATCCGTGTCTTCAGAAGAAATAATTGAG gtgGATGTAAACATTGAGGGCTCCGGATCTGGAGATGGACCAATAATTGATCAAGTTCACATGTTCGGAATACTTCCAGGACCTGGAGATATTCGCAAAAAGAGAGgaattctggaaattcttGGCAGAAAATGA
- the msrp-7 gene encoding MS Related Protein (Product from WormBase gene class msrp;~Confirmed by transcript evidence) — MRSWIPLLVLFAVLAVFAQAGKSSESDESRRRPSKSSESSDSDSKSSDSDSSSSEESSGDVPSEAPNTDSTPVEILAAAKPDSGILLGPGDNRVKRDGLPSFYDIRKKRGLPSAYDIRRK; from the exons ATGCGATCCTGGATACCCCTTCTCGTACTTTTTGCcgttttggcagtttttg CACAAGCCGGCAAATCTTCTGAAAGCGATGAGTCTCGTCGTCGCCCATCAAAATCCTCCGAATCTTCCGACAGTGACTCAAAGTCTTCTGATTCCGATTCCAGCTCTTCTGAAGAG AGCTCTGGAGATGTTCCATCCGAGGCTCCAAATACCGATTCCACCCCTGTCGAAATCCTAGCTGCAGCAAAACCAGATTCCGGGATCCTTCTCGGCCCCGGTGACAATCGTGTGAAGCGAGATGGGCTTCCGAGCTTCTACGATATCCGCAAGAAACGTGGACTTCCATCCGCCTATGATATTCGTCGCAAGTAG